GAAACATTTGCGGGATGACGCGCTCGCGCCCGAGCGCCAGGGCGGCGGCGACTTCGTGCGGCTTGTCTTCGTCGATGAAGCAGAACGTGGTTTCCATGAAATCCCGCGCGGGGCGGGGCAGGGGGGTGGCGCGGATGGCCTCGCGCAGTCCGCCGCGGGCGACTTGCTCGACAAAGGCGATCGCCGGGCTGGCATCGGCGCCGATTTCGGCCATGGCGCCGGTGTAGAGTTCGAAGTGGCTGCCGTATTCTGGTCCCGCGCCACGGTCCATGCAGTCGGATTCTTCCTCCAGCACCAACTGGTTGATGAAATAGCGCACCGCCGGGTCGCCCACGGGCGTCCAGGGCACCCGAACGGGCGCGACCTGCTGTTGCAGGTATTTGATCAGCGACATGAAATCCCACACCGAGTAGATGTGATGCTGCATGAAGATGCGCAGGTCCGAGACGTCGCGCAAGGCGGCGTAGATGCGGTGTGATTCCAGCTCCTGTTGCAGCGGCTCGATGTGGTCAAGTTGCAGTTGGGTCATTGGTATTTGTGATCGCGATAGCTTTGGGTGTTTGCTGGAATATCAGCGCGGGGCTTCGACAATCCAACCGGCATCGTCGCAACGGGCGGCAGCGAGGCCGGCGAGGGAGTCGATCTCCGGGACTTGCTGGCGCAGGATGCCGTCGCTGATGCTGTAGGTCCAGCCGTGGACGACCAGGCGTTGGCCTTTTTTCCAGGCATTCTTGACGATGGTGGTGTTACAGACGTTGGTCACCTGCTCGGTCACATTCAACTCGCACAGGCGGTCGAGGCGCTGAGGGTCGCTGAGCGTTGCCAGTTCATCGGCATGATAGCGGCCGACATCGCGGATATGGCGCAGCCAGTTGTCGATCAGGCCATGGTCGTGGGAGTCGAGCGCGGCCTTAACGCCGCCGCAATCATAGTGGCCACAGACAATGATGTGCTCGACTTGCAGCACGTCAACCGCGTATTGAATGACCGACAGGCAATTGAGGTCGGTATGAACCACCACATTGGCAATATTGCGGTGCACGAAGACCTCGCCCGGCGGCAGCCCGACGATCTCATTCGCCGGCACTCGGCTGTCGGCGCAGCCGATCCACAGATAGCGCGGTGACTGCTGAGAGGCAAGCCGGGGGAAAAACTCGGGGTCGCGCTGCTTGACGCTTTCGGCCCAGGCGCGGTTATTGGTGAAGAGGTGGGGCAGTGTTTTCATGGGGTTTAATCGGCCTTTCCCGGCGTGCGCGGCCGGTAGCGGTCGGGGATCAGGATGGTCGGCGAGCGCTGCAGCGGGTCGAGGTGCGGGAAGTCGAGCGTGAAGTGCAGTCCGCGGCTCTCGCGCCGGCGGTACGCGGACTGGACGATGAGATCGGCCACCTCGACCAGATTGCGCAGCTCGATTAGGTTTGAGTTGACGCGGAAGTGGCTGTAGTGCTCGATGATCTCCGAGCGCAGCAGGTCGATGCGACGGCGCGCGCGTATCAGACGTTTATTGGTACGCACAATGCCGACATAGTCCCACATGAAGCGGCGCAGTTCCTCCCAGTTATGGGAGATGACGATCTCCTCATCCGGCTCGGTGACGCGACTGGCATCCCAGTCCGCCACCTCGGGCGGCTGCTCCCAGGCAATCATCAGCTGTTCGATGTCCGCAGCGGCCAGTTCGCCGAACACCAAGCATTCGAGCAGGGAATTACTGGCCATGCGGTTGGCCCCATGCAATCCGGTATAGGCGGTTTCGCCGATCGCATAAAGGCCGGGGACATCGGTGCGCGCCTGGGCGTCGGTCAGCACGCCGCCGCAGGTGTAATGCGCCGCCGGGACCACCGGGATGGGCTCTTTGGTGATGTCGAGCCCGATCTCCAGGCAGCGCGCGTGGATGGTCGGGAAGTGCTCAATGATAAAATCAGCCGGTTTGTGGGAGATATCGAGCAGCACAAATTTACTGCCAATGCGCTTGATCTCCCGGTCGATGGCGCGGGCAACGATGTCGCGCGGGGCGAGCTCCGCGCACTCGTCGAAGCGC
Above is a genomic segment from Thiorhodovibrio litoralis containing:
- a CDS encoding DUF3050 domain-containing protein, which produces MTQLQLDHIEPLQQELESHRIYAALRDVSDLRIFMQHHIYSVWDFMSLIKYLQQQVAPVRVPWTPVGDPAVRYFINQLVLEEESDCMDRGAGPEYGSHFELYTGAMAEIGADASPAIAFVEQVARGGLREAIRATPLPRPARDFMETTFCFIDEDKPHEVAAALALGRERVIPQMFRRLLSDMDITEADAPSFHYYLKRHIHLDEDFHGPLSLQLLEHLCGDDPEKHTEAEAAAEEAICARIRFWDGVLEAIETARG
- the can gene encoding carbonate dehydratase, translating into MKTLPHLFTNNRAWAESVKQRDPEFFPRLASQQSPRYLWIGCADSRVPANEIVGLPPGEVFVHRNIANVVVHTDLNCLSVIQYAVDVLQVEHIIVCGHYDCGGVKAALDSHDHGLIDNWLRHIRDVGRYHADELATLSDPQRLDRLCELNVTEQVTNVCNTTIVKNAWKKGQRLVVHGWTYSISDGILRQQVPEIDSLAGLAAARCDDAGWIVEAPR